The nucleotide sequence ATATCTGCTTGGCAGTCTCTACTGCATAATCCATCACTGCCGGATCACCAGGTCCATTGGAAAGGAAATAGGCATTAGGAGCCCAAGCTTCCATTTCTTCCAAAGACGTTTTGGCAGGAAAAACCTTGACATAAACTCCTCGCTCGGATAAGCATCTAAGGATATTTTTCTTTACTCCGAAATCCAAACAAGCTACCTTGATAGATGAATTTTCATCGCCGACAAAATACGGCTCCTTTGTGCAAACTTGAGAAGAAAGCTCAAGTCCATCCATATCAGGAACTTTATCCAATTCTTTCTTTAGATCCTCAACATTGTCAAATTCGGAGCTAATGATAGCATTCATAGCTCCTTTGGAACGGATATGTCTTACAATTTTCCTTGTATCCACATCCGCAATTCCTGTAATACCATTTGACGCTAGATAATCTTGTAATGATTCAGTAGCATCCAATCTACTGTAGATTTCTGAGAAACTGTTCACAACAATACCTGCAATGGTAGGAGCATCAGATTCGACTTCTGTGTCGATCACACCATAATTACCAATGTGAGGTGTAGTATTAACAATAATTTGTCCAGTATAAGATGGATCCGTGTAAATTTCCTGATAACCAGTCATACCTGTGTTAAAACAGATCTCACCGCCATTAGTACCATGTTTACCAATTAGGGTCCCGTGAAATACGGTACCATCTTGAAGAAGAAGGGTTGCTTTTTGTTTGTCCATTTATTGAAATTGAATGTCCAAATTTAAGGATTTTATCACTAAGAGACAGAATAATTTTCAAAAGGATAATAAAAAAGGGATTGAACCAAAGCCCAACCCCTCTTTATATTTAATATAATGAATGCATCTATTATTCAGACTTTTCAGTTTCTGAACTTGCATCACTATCTGCTGCTTTATCTTCAGAAGCGCTAGCATCTTCAGCTTTAGCTTCTGTAGCACCTGTAGCCTCAGCTGACTTACCAGAACCTCTACGGCTTCTTCTGGTTTTCTTAGCCTCAGGCTTAGCTTCTTTCAACATCAATTCGTTGAAGTCAACTAATTCTATAATACACATTTCAGCATTATCACCTAGACGGAATCCAGTCTTGATAATTCTAGTATATCCACCTGGTCTACTAGCAACTTTTTCTATCACTTCA is from Echinicola marina and encodes:
- the rplQ gene encoding 50S ribosomal protein L17, whose product is MRHGKKFNHLGRKASHRKAMLSNMAASLILHKRISTTLAKAKELRKYVEPLVTRAKEDTTHNRRIAFSYLQNKEAIKALFGEVIEKVASRPGGYTRIIKTGFRLGDNAEMCIIELVDFNELMLKEAKPEAKKTRRSRRGSGKSAEATGATEAKAEDASASEDKAADSDASSETEKSE
- the carA gene encoding glutamine-hydrolyzing carbamoyl-phosphate synthase small subunit — translated: MDKQKATLLLQDGTVFHGTLIGKHGTNGGEICFNTGMTGYQEIYTDPSYTGQIIVNTTPHIGNYGVIDTEVESDAPTIAGIVVNSFSEIYSRLDATESLQDYLASNGITGIADVDTRKIVRHIRSKGAMNAIISSEFDNVEDLKKELDKVPDMDGLELSSQVCTKEPYFVGDENSSIKVACLDFGVKKNILRCLSERGVYVKVFPAKTSLEEMEAWAPNAYFLSNGPGDPAVMDYAVETAKQILDLDKPVFGICLGHQIIARACNVSTYKMHHGHRGLNHPIKNLITGKSEITSQNHGFVVTKKDIDENDALEITHIHLNDQTVAGIKLKDRPVFSVQYHPESSPGPHDSRYLFDDFISSIKN